A section of the Nodosilinea sp. FACHB-141 genome encodes:
- a CDS encoding C1 family peptidase yields MFTQTRKFRIGGYQPGQKPDDVKHHQIGRFGKEELPGRVDLRHHMTEVEAQVGNSCVANAFVGAYEYLAKRDLGDAGNVSRLFVYYNARSQTGSHNEDAGTQMRCAIETLMQHGACSEDLWPNDEELIFTEPDTGAYDHASNFKIVETETIDTDLDLWRHTLAEGYPIAFALNTFESFDEATRNKGRVPQPKRSDNVRETHGWHAMLCVGYSDKDRFFIVRNSWGPEWGDRGYCYIPYDYVIHDDYNGHDSWIIKSLSDLDFSAEVWEEDESFFADECSLLLYDFYIHTEDPEGFTDALAALCLTYVETEDDYYFDYDYNEDEGSPYLLNILNFDLSVEDGTEFVAELDALCQEYAVDESYSFGYGSSDEEATEEDEAVEEESEEEYAEEESEEEYAEEESEEEYTEEESEEEEYSEEDEEEYAEEESEEEEYSEEEYTEEE; encoded by the coding sequence ATGTTTACGCAGACCCGTAAGTTTCGCATTGGCGGTTATCAGCCGGGGCAAAAGCCGGACGACGTTAAGCATCACCAGATTGGCCGATTTGGGAAAGAGGAGTTGCCGGGCCGGGTCGATTTGCGCCACCACATGACTGAAGTGGAAGCGCAGGTGGGCAACAGCTGCGTAGCCAATGCCTTTGTAGGGGCCTACGAATATCTGGCCAAGCGCGATCTGGGTGATGCTGGTAACGTCAGCCGTCTGTTTGTCTATTACAACGCGCGATCGCAAACCGGTAGCCACAACGAAGATGCTGGCACACAGATGCGTTGTGCGATCGAAACCCTAATGCAGCACGGCGCCTGCTCCGAAGACCTCTGGCCCAATGACGAAGAGCTAATCTTCACCGAGCCTGACACCGGGGCTTATGACCACGCCTCTAACTTCAAAATTGTCGAAACCGAGACCATCGATACCGACCTAGACCTCTGGCGACATACATTAGCTGAGGGCTACCCGATCGCCTTTGCCCTCAACACTTTTGAATCGTTTGACGAGGCCACCCGCAACAAAGGCCGCGTCCCTCAGCCCAAGCGCTCCGACAACGTGCGCGAAACCCACGGTTGGCACGCTATGCTCTGCGTCGGCTACTCCGACAAAGACCGCTTCTTTATCGTGCGCAACTCCTGGGGGCCAGAGTGGGGCGATCGCGGCTACTGCTACATTCCCTACGACTACGTCATCCACGACGACTACAACGGCCACGACTCCTGGATTATCAAGTCTCTCAGCGATCTCGACTTTAGCGCCGAAGTTTGGGAAGAGGACGAGTCATTCTTCGCCGATGAATGCTCGCTCTTGCTATACGACTTTTACATTCATACCGAAGACCCCGAAGGCTTCACCGACGCGCTTGCCGCCCTCTGCCTCACCTACGTCGAAACCGAAGACGACTACTACTTCGACTACGACTACAACGAAGACGAAGGCAGTCCCTATTTACTCAACATCCTCAACTTTGACCTCAGTGTTGAGGACGGTACTGAGTTTGTTGCCGAGCTAGACGCTCTCTGCCAAGAGTACGCCGTTGATGAATCTTATAGCTTCGGCTACGGCAGCAGCGACGAAGAAGCGACTGAGGAAGACGAAGCCGTAGAAGAAGAATCCGAAGAAGAGTACGCCGAGGAGGAATCTGAAGAAGAGTACGCTGAAGAGGAGTCTGAGGAAGAATACACCGAAGAGGAATCCGAGGAAGAGGAATATTCTGAGGAAGATGAGGAGGAGTACGCCGAAGAAGAATCCGAGGAAGAGGAGTATTCTGAGGAAGAGTACACCGAAGAAGAATAG
- a CDS encoding diguanylate cyclase, producing the protein MDADYISTLKQRVKQLALELEQTKAQLKLEQQERAQTEATLRASNEQLQQILNSTDAGIALVDAERRYQFVNRFYEVRFNRSRESILNKYVWDVIGEEAYASVKDYVERVLKGEPQSFEFGMVYRNGDYVYLTSCLTPAFSSDQEVVGYYLFVFDSTERRRLEQSLQAANTKLEKLATVDSLTQIANRRKFDDYLEQEWQRALRSQQPLSLIMFDVDAFKRYNDYYGHQKGDDCLVSIAQTVKLTVERTTDVVARYGGEEFAVVLPNTDLFGATAIAEQIQQAVKALAIPHETSTVSTVVSISLGVASLIPTTIGSPKQLIASADRALYAAKQQGRDRYVVDSTQGQGSTPS; encoded by the coding sequence ATGGATGCTGATTACATCTCAACGCTGAAACAGCGGGTCAAACAGCTTGCTCTAGAACTCGAGCAAACCAAGGCTCAACTGAAACTGGAACAGCAAGAACGTGCCCAGACAGAAGCGACCCTGCGCGCAAGTAACGAACAGCTCCAGCAAATTCTCAACTCTACCGACGCGGGTATTGCCCTTGTCGACGCCGAGCGACGATACCAGTTTGTCAACCGGTTTTATGAAGTACGCTTCAACCGTTCCCGAGAGAGCATTCTAAATAAATACGTCTGGGATGTAATTGGTGAAGAAGCATACGCCTCTGTCAAAGACTATGTTGAGCGCGTTTTAAAGGGAGAGCCTCAAAGCTTTGAATTTGGCATGGTCTATCGCAATGGTGACTACGTCTATCTCACCAGTTGTTTAACGCCAGCCTTCAGCAGTGACCAGGAGGTAGTTGGCTACTATTTATTTGTTTTTGACAGCACAGAGCGCCGTCGTCTTGAGCAATCTCTCCAGGCCGCCAATACAAAGCTAGAAAAGTTAGCCACCGTAGATAGCCTCACTCAAATCGCAAATCGACGAAAATTTGATGACTATCTAGAGCAGGAATGGCAGCGCGCCCTACGCAGTCAGCAGCCGCTCTCGTTGATTATGTTTGATGTTGACGCATTCAAACGCTATAACGATTACTACGGTCACCAAAAGGGTGATGACTGCTTAGTTAGCATTGCTCAGACGGTTAAATTAACAGTTGAACGGACGACTGATGTGGTAGCCCGCTACGGGGGCGAAGAATTCGCCGTTGTTTTACCCAATACTGATTTGTTTGGCGCAACTGCGATTGCAGAGCAAATTCAACAGGCCGTTAAAGCCCTAGCCATCCCCCATGAAACCTCAACAGTCAGCACCGTTGTTTCGATTAGTTTGGGTGTTGCTAGCCTAATACCCACCACCATCGGGTCGCCCAAGCAGCTTATTGCCAGTGCCGATCGGGCGCTCTATGCCGCCAAGCAGCAGGGGCGCGATCGCTACGTTGTTGACAGCACCCAAGGTCAAGGCTCCACACCGTCATAG
- the ilvD gene encoding dihydroxy-acid dehydratase, with the protein MPTYRSKTSTQGRNMAGARALWRATGMQTADFEKPIIAVANSFTQFVPGHVHLKDLGQLVCREIEAAGGVAKEFNTIAVDDGIAMGHDGMLYSLPSREIIADSVEYMVNAHCADALVCISNCDKITPGMLMAALRLNIPAVFVSGGPMEAGKTKLSEHKLDLVDAMVVAADSSISDEVADEYERSACPTCGSCSGMFTANSMNCLTEAIGLSLPGNGTTLATHFDRKDLFLTAARTIVDITRRYYEQDDESVLPRSIASFEAFENAMMLDIAMGGSTNTILHLLAAAHEAGVNFTLTDIDRLSRQVPQFCKVAPNIPDYHVEDVHRAGGIPAILGELDRAGLLHTDVPTVHSPTMKDSLDRWDVRRTNDEAVHTFFRAGPAGIPTQQAFSQSTRWPTLDLDREKGCIRSVDHAYSAEGGLAVLYGNLAERGCIVKTAGVDESILVFEGKARIYESQDAAVNGILKDEVQAGDVVIIRYEGPRGGPGMQEMLYPTSYLKSKGLGKVCALLTDGRFSGGTSGLSIGHASPEAGAGGNIALVEEGDRILIDIPNRTINVDLSAEELANRRVAMEAKGKDAWKPAQPRQRRVTAALKAYALLATSADQGGVRNLEMLE; encoded by the coding sequence ATGCCGACCTATCGCTCCAAAACCTCCACCCAGGGACGCAACATGGCCGGGGCTCGCGCCCTCTGGCGCGCCACCGGCATGCAAACCGCAGACTTTGAGAAACCCATTATTGCGGTGGCCAACTCCTTCACCCAGTTCGTGCCGGGCCACGTTCACCTCAAGGATTTGGGTCAGCTGGTGTGCCGCGAGATTGAGGCCGCAGGCGGCGTCGCCAAAGAATTCAACACCATCGCCGTCGACGACGGTATCGCTATGGGCCACGACGGCATGCTATATAGCCTGCCCTCCCGCGAGATCATCGCCGACTCAGTCGAGTACATGGTCAACGCCCACTGCGCCGATGCCCTAGTCTGCATTTCCAACTGCGACAAAATCACCCCCGGCATGCTGATGGCGGCCCTGCGACTCAACATTCCCGCCGTGTTTGTCTCCGGTGGCCCGATGGAAGCGGGCAAGACCAAGCTTTCGGAGCACAAGCTCGATCTGGTCGATGCCATGGTGGTAGCGGCTGACAGCAGCATCAGCGATGAAGTGGCCGATGAGTACGAGCGCTCCGCCTGCCCCACCTGCGGATCCTGCTCGGGCATGTTTACCGCCAACTCCATGAACTGTCTCACCGAGGCGATCGGCCTGTCGCTGCCGGGCAACGGCACCACCCTGGCCACCCACTTCGATCGCAAAGATCTCTTCCTCACCGCCGCCCGCACCATTGTCGATATCACCCGCCGCTACTACGAGCAGGACGACGAGTCGGTGCTGCCCCGCTCGATCGCCAGCTTCGAGGCCTTTGAGAACGCGATGATGCTGGATATCGCCATGGGCGGCTCCACCAACACCATTTTGCACCTGCTGGCTGCCGCCCATGAGGCTGGGGTCAACTTCACCCTCACCGACATCGATCGCCTGTCACGCCAGGTACCCCAGTTCTGCAAAGTCGCCCCCAACATCCCCGACTACCATGTGGAAGACGTGCACAGGGCCGGCGGCATTCCCGCTATCTTGGGCGAGCTGGATCGCGCAGGGCTATTGCACACCGACGTGCCGACCGTCCACAGCCCCACGATGAAGGACTCCCTCGATCGCTGGGATGTGCGCCGCACCAACGACGAAGCCGTCCACACCTTCTTTAGAGCAGGCCCAGCAGGCATTCCCACCCAGCAGGCCTTTAGCCAGTCGACCCGCTGGCCCACGCTCGATCTCGATCGCGAAAAAGGCTGCATTCGCAGTGTCGACCATGCCTACAGTGCCGAGGGCGGTCTGGCGGTACTCTACGGCAACCTGGCCGAGCGCGGCTGCATTGTCAAAACCGCTGGCGTCGATGAGAGCATTCTGGTGTTTGAGGGCAAGGCCCGCATCTACGAAAGCCAGGATGCCGCCGTCAACGGCATTCTGAAAGATGAAGTGCAGGCGGGCGACGTGGTGATCATTCGCTACGAGGGGCCGCGCGGTGGGCCGGGCATGCAGGAAATGCTCTACCCCACCAGTTACCTAAAGTCGAAGGGGCTGGGCAAGGTCTGCGCCCTGCTCACCGACGGACGTTTCTCGGGCGGCACCTCGGGGCTCTCCATCGGCCATGCCTCACCAGAGGCGGGAGCTGGCGGCAATATTGCTTTGGTGGAAGAGGGCGATCGCATCCTCATCGACATTCCCAACCGCACCATCAATGTCGATCTGTCCGCAGAGGAGTTAGCCAACCGCCGGGTGGCCATGGAGGCCAAGGGCAAAGACGCTTGGAAGCCTGCCCAGCCCCGTCAGCGGCGGGTAACCGCTGCCCTCAAAGCCTACGCCCTGCTGGCCACCAGCGCCGACCAGGGCGGCGTGCGCAACCTGGAGATGCTGGAGTAG
- a CDS encoding PAS domain S-box protein — translation MNNLTDDAERLAAVHRYHILDMQSDKALDRVTAIAARLFQVPIALVTIVDRDRIWFKSRYGVTLEQIDRELGLCASAILQGEVYAITDARQDPRTQSNSLVQGELGLRFYAAAPLTTADGMAIGTLCIIDHQPRQLTANETQTLADLAAVVMEQLELQLSSRQLIATTAAQRVAIDNLYHQAPCGYHSLDSNGVFIEINDTELGWLGYEREAVVGRLRFWDVITPASQATFAANFSLFKQRGRISDLEFELVGADGSTQWILLNAIAEYDEQGNYVSSRSTAYNISDRKRTEIALRQLNQSLEAKVAERTAELAERNAELETSNQALHLSNQRFRNAFDYAGIGMALVSLEGHWLEVNRSLCEITGYSEDELLATTFQAITHPDDLDTDLDLVRQLLNQDIRHYHLEKRYRHRQGHWIWVMLSVSIVTDEQQVPLYFVSQIQDVNERKQSEIALRKSQAMLLESQSVGRIGSWEYDVATQKVTWSAEKFRILGRDPALGEPGFDELLRLYHPEDGDYLRQSVEQALTTGEPYSIRIRCNRSDGTVGYIDDRGQAERNAQDEVVRLYGIAQDISDRVQAERELREMSTALAHAVEGISRLDNAGRYISVNQAYAAMVGYTPEELVGQTWQITVHPDDLDRLNQAYAAMLAQGNVNIEARGLRKDGSIFHKQLFMVTAYDDRQQRQGHYCFMKDISERAQLEAERRQAESALQQELERLSEVVETQQKVALVNPHLEQVMAVIAAGALSLTRADGAAVEILEGAELVCQAGSGIAQAHLGWRLPLADSLGGQCLTEGRTLYCADVDREGWSKSSVIQALGLRSMVVVPLTYQAERVGVIKVFSCQPNAFTGSDRQTLQLMAGFLAASLHLAREFEAKTTLLQELQDSEERYRSVVAALSEGVAVVQADGVLLTCNASAAKILGLQSWQIVGRSLADMNLYMIGEDGSPCPQEEHPALLTLSTGQLVNNQVMGVVKPDGITWISCNTRPLFHPNERLPYAVVLSFTDITELRRSEVAALRRRAEQERLLSEIAQRIRQTLDLKAILTTTVTEVQQFLRTDRVLIYRLEASGQGMVIAEAITAGCPPLLGQQVHSPIAEARLVQLQQGNLEAVADLQAEPDRLCPLDGFTQARAQVVVPIVQGNRLWGMLMAHHSQGPRPWETSELDVLKRLAIQLAIAIQQSQLYQHIQTVNRQLEHLATHDGLTQVANRRSFDTYLQQEWGRLLRAQAPLSLILCDIDHFKQYNDTYGHPAGDVCLQRVAHALEQMAKRPADLVARYGGEEFALVLPDTDQTGAEAIARAIQQALAELALFHGASPLGQRITLSLGIASVIPTVEQQAQTLIDQADAALYAAKQQGRDRYRVFQLGG, via the coding sequence ATGAACAATTTAACCGACGACGCTGAACGGCTGGCGGCGGTGCATCGCTACCACATCCTTGATATGCAGTCGGATAAGGCCTTGGACCGGGTTACGGCGATCGCGGCCCGCCTGTTTCAGGTGCCCATTGCGTTGGTGACTATAGTCGATCGCGATCGCATCTGGTTTAAGTCGCGCTATGGAGTCACCCTAGAGCAAATTGACCGAGAGTTGGGGTTATGCGCCTCGGCAATTTTGCAGGGCGAGGTCTACGCCATTACCGATGCCCGTCAAGACCCACGCACGCAGTCCAATTCTCTGGTGCAGGGCGAGCTGGGCCTCAGGTTTTACGCCGCCGCTCCCCTCACCACTGCCGATGGTATGGCCATCGGCACCCTGTGCATTATCGACCACCAGCCCCGCCAGCTCACCGCTAATGAAACTCAAACCCTGGCTGACCTGGCCGCCGTGGTGATGGAGCAGCTGGAGCTGCAGTTGTCGAGCCGTCAGCTGATCGCCACCACTGCCGCCCAGCGGGTGGCCATCGATAACCTCTACCATCAGGCTCCCTGCGGCTACCACTCGCTCGACAGCAACGGGGTATTTATTGAAATTAACGACACCGAGCTGGGGTGGCTGGGCTATGAGCGCGAGGCGGTAGTAGGCCGGCTGCGCTTCTGGGATGTGATCACTCCGGCCAGCCAGGCCACCTTTGCTGCTAACTTTTCTCTGTTTAAGCAGCGGGGCCGCATTAGCGATTTAGAGTTTGAGCTAGTGGGGGCCGACGGCTCCACCCAGTGGATTTTGCTCAACGCGATCGCCGAGTATGACGAGCAGGGCAACTACGTCAGCAGCCGATCAACGGCCTATAATATTAGCGATCGCAAACGCACCGAGATCGCCCTGCGCCAGCTAAATCAGTCCCTAGAGGCCAAGGTGGCCGAGCGCACCGCCGAGCTGGCTGAGCGCAACGCCGAGCTAGAGACCAGCAACCAGGCCCTCCACCTCAGCAACCAGCGCTTTCGCAACGCCTTTGACTACGCTGGCATCGGCATGGCGCTAGTTAGCCTAGAAGGTCACTGGCTAGAGGTCAATCGCTCCCTGTGCGAAATCACGGGCTACAGCGAGGACGAGCTGCTGGCCACCACGTTCCAAGCCATCACCCACCCCGACGACCTAGACACCGACCTAGACCTGGTGCGGCAGCTGCTCAACCAGGACATTCGCCACTACCACCTAGAAAAGCGCTACCGCCACCGCCAGGGCCACTGGATCTGGGTGATGCTGAGCGTGTCGATTGTCACCGACGAGCAGCAGGTTCCGCTCTATTTTGTCTCGCAAATTCAAGATGTTAACGAGCGCAAACAGTCAGAAATTGCCCTGCGCAAAAGCCAGGCCATGTTGCTAGAGTCCCAGAGCGTGGGCCGCATTGGCAGTTGGGAGTACGACGTTGCCACCCAAAAAGTCACCTGGTCAGCCGAAAAATTTCGCATCTTAGGGCGCGACCCCGCCCTGGGCGAGCCTGGCTTCGACGAACTGCTGCGGCTCTACCACCCAGAGGACGGCGACTACCTGCGCCAGTCGGTCGAACAAGCCCTAACGACCGGTGAACCCTACAGCATCCGAATTCGGTGTAACCGCAGTGACGGCACCGTGGGCTATATCGATGACCGGGGCCAGGCCGAACGCAATGCCCAGGACGAGGTCGTGCGCCTCTACGGCATTGCCCAAGACATTAGCGATCGTGTGCAGGCCGAGCGAGAGCTGCGCGAAATGAGCACTGCTCTAGCCCATGCCGTCGAGGGCATTTCGCGATTGGACAACGCCGGGCGTTACATCAGCGTCAACCAGGCCTATGCCGCCATGGTGGGCTATACCCCAGAGGAACTGGTGGGCCAAACTTGGCAAATTACCGTTCACCCTGATGATTTAGATCGGCTCAACCAGGCCTATGCCGCCATGCTGGCCCAGGGCAATGTCAATATCGAAGCTCGAGGCTTGCGTAAGGATGGCTCAATCTTTCATAAGCAGTTGTTTATGGTGACGGCCTACGATGACCGGCAGCAGCGCCAGGGTCATTACTGCTTTATGAAAGACATTAGCGAACGAGCCCAGCTCGAAGCTGAACGCAGGCAGGCCGAAAGTGCTCTGCAACAGGAACTAGAGCGCCTATCTGAGGTCGTCGAGACCCAACAAAAGGTGGCCCTGGTCAATCCTCATCTAGAACAGGTGATGGCGGTGATTGCCGCAGGTGCTCTATCGCTCACCCGTGCCGACGGGGCCGCCGTTGAGATCCTCGAAGGTGCCGAACTGGTGTGCCAGGCCGGTAGCGGCATCGCTCAAGCCCATTTAGGCTGGCGATTGCCCTTGGCCGATAGCCTAGGCGGTCAGTGCCTCACCGAGGGCCGCACGCTGTACTGCGCCGATGTCGATCGGGAGGGGTGGAGCAAGTCCTCTGTTATTCAGGCGCTGGGGCTGCGATCGATGGTGGTGGTGCCTCTGACCTATCAGGCAGAACGGGTCGGCGTGATCAAAGTCTTCTCATGCCAGCCCAACGCCTTTACGGGGTCCGATCGACAAACCCTACAGCTAATGGCTGGTTTTTTGGCGGCCAGCCTACACTTAGCCAGGGAGTTTGAGGCCAAAACTACCCTACTGCAAGAGCTTCAAGACAGTGAGGAGCGTTATCGTTCGGTGGTGGCGGCCCTTTCAGAAGGGGTAGCCGTGGTGCAGGCCGATGGCGTTCTATTGACCTGCAATGCCAGTGCGGCCAAGATTTTAGGGTTGCAAAGTTGGCAGATCGTCGGCCGCTCCCTAGCCGATATGAACCTGTACATGATTGGGGAAGATGGTTCTCCCTGCCCTCAGGAGGAGCACCCAGCTCTACTCACTCTGAGCACGGGGCAACTGGTTAACAACCAGGTGATGGGCGTGGTCAAACCCGACGGCATTACCTGGATTTCCTGCAATACTCGTCCCCTCTTTCATCCCAATGAACGCTTGCCCTACGCGGTAGTGCTCTCGTTCACCGATATTACTGAGCTCAGGCGATCGGAGGTGGCGGCCCTGCGGCGGCGAGCTGAGCAGGAGCGGCTGCTGAGTGAAATTGCCCAACGCATTCGCCAAACCCTTGACCTGAAGGCAATTCTTACCACCACCGTAACTGAGGTGCAGCAGTTTTTGCGCACCGACCGAGTGCTGATCTATCGTTTGGAGGCCAGTGGCCAGGGCATGGTGATCGCCGAGGCCATCACCGCTGGCTGTCCACCGCTGCTGGGGCAACAGGTGCACAGTCCGATCGCTGAGGCGCGGCTGGTGCAGTTGCAGCAGGGCAACTTAGAGGCGGTTGCCGACCTTCAGGCCGAGCCCGATCGCCTTTGCCCCCTCGATGGCTTTACCCAGGCCCGGGCTCAGGTGGTGGTGCCAATTGTGCAGGGCAATCGGCTTTGGGGCATGCTGATGGCCCACCACAGCCAGGGGCCACGCCCTTGGGAAACCTCTGAGCTAGATGTGTTGAAGCGGCTGGCCATCCAGCTGGCGATCGCGATTCAGCAGTCGCAGCTCTACCAGCATATTCAAACCGTCAACCGCCAGCTGGAACACCTAGCCACCCACGACGGCCTCACCCAGGTGGCCAACCGGCGTAGCTTTGACACCTACCTCCAGCAGGAGTGGGGGCGTTTGCTGCGGGCCCAGGCTCCCCTGAGTCTGATTCTGTGCGACATTGACCACTTCAAGCAGTACAACGACACCTACGGTCACCCGGCGGGGGATGTGTGCCTGCAGCGGGTGGCTCATGCCCTAGAGCAGATGGCCAAACGCCCGGCTGACCTGGTAGCCCGCTACGGCGGCGAGGAGTTTGCCCTGGTGCTGCCCGACACTGACCAGACCGGAGCTGAGGCGATCGCCCGCGCCATTCAGCAGGCCTTGGCGGAGCTAGCGCTGTTTCACGGCGCCTCGCCCCTGGGCCAGCGCATCACCCTTAGCCTCGGCATTGCCAGCGTTATACCCACCGTTGAGCAGCAGGCTCAAACCCTAATTGACCAGGCCGATGCCGCCCTCTACGCCGCCAAGCAGCAGGGGCGCGATCGCTACCGTGTGTTTCAGCTCGGTGGGTGA
- a CDS encoding EAL domain-containing protein: MGDRRLLILDDDPMTGETIQRIAEFAGLEVYFTPDPDRFFDLLREWQPTHIALDLVMPTMDGVQVMARLAKLSCRAKIIITSGVGSRVLDAAGRSAVEHGLDIAGVLAKPFSPNQLREMLLGQVSSPPPPPPVVGAPFQPPELTPADLLQALDRREFVLAYQPKVLCTTGELAGVEALVRWAHPVYGLLPPGRFIPLAESCDLIDPLTDQVIEQALAWFGPLCTAGATPLSAAIGDQLMLSVNISARTLGNGALFERVQERCGAQGVDPARLIFELTETSAMDDPVASLDLLTRLRMIGFHLSIDDFGTGFSSMLQLVRLPFSEIKVDKSFVMTAMTSPESRTVVKFIVDLGHSLGLRCTAEGVEDAETLDFLTTIGCDLAQGYHIARPLAGDDFWPWLAVRDRYALRES; this comes from the coding sequence ATGGGCGATCGCCGACTGTTGATTTTAGATGACGACCCTATGACCGGGGAGACTATTCAGCGAATCGCTGAATTTGCTGGGCTGGAGGTATATTTTACCCCCGACCCTGACCGGTTCTTTGACCTGCTCCGCGAGTGGCAGCCCACCCACATTGCCCTTGACCTGGTGATGCCCACTATGGATGGGGTGCAAGTCATGGCTCGGCTGGCCAAGCTGTCTTGCCGGGCCAAAATTATTATTACCAGCGGTGTTGGCAGTCGAGTGCTTGATGCCGCTGGGCGATCGGCGGTTGAGCACGGCCTCGACATTGCCGGGGTGCTGGCCAAGCCCTTTTCGCCTAACCAGCTGCGGGAAATGCTGCTGGGCCAAGTCTCCAGCCCGCCCCCGCCGCCCCCGGTTGTCGGTGCCCCCTTCCAGCCGCCGGAGCTGACCCCGGCTGACCTGCTCCAAGCCCTCGATCGCCGTGAGTTTGTGCTGGCCTACCAGCCTAAGGTGCTCTGTACCACCGGTGAACTGGCCGGGGTTGAGGCTCTGGTGCGGTGGGCTCACCCTGTCTATGGTCTGCTGCCGCCGGGGCGGTTTATTCCCCTGGCGGAGAGCTGTGATCTGATTGACCCTCTCACCGATCAGGTGATTGAGCAGGCCCTAGCCTGGTTTGGGCCGCTCTGCACGGCGGGGGCAACACCGCTGTCTGCGGCGATCGGCGATCAGCTGATGCTGTCGGTGAATATTTCGGCCCGCACCCTGGGCAACGGGGCGCTGTTTGAGCGCGTGCAGGAGCGCTGCGGTGCCCAGGGCGTTGACCCCGCCCGGCTGATTTTTGAACTCACCGAAACCAGCGCCATGGATGACCCGGTGGCCTCCCTCGATCTGCTCACCCGGCTGCGCATGATTGGCTTTCACCTGTCGATTGACGACTTTGGCACTGGGTTTTCGTCGATGCTGCAGCTGGTGCGGCTGCCCTTCTCAGAGATTAAGGTTGACAAGTCGTTTGTGATGACAGCGATGACGTCTCCCGAGTCGCGCACGGTGGTGAAATTTATTGTTGACCTGGGCCACAGTCTGGGGCTGCGCTGCACCGCTGAGGGGGTTGAAGACGCCGAAACCCTCGATTTTCTAACCACCATTGGCTGCGACCTGGCCCAGGGTTACCACATTGCTCGCCCCCTGGCTGGCGACGATTTTTGGCCTTGGCTAGCCGTGCGCGATCGTTATGCCCTGAGGGAGAGCTAG